From the genome of Nicotiana sylvestris chromosome 2, ASM39365v2, whole genome shotgun sequence, one region includes:
- the LOC138885528 gene encoding uncharacterized protein — translation MPVNLVENFHWLLLVFDIKDRQLYVYDSMVRANRHKTVETLVDKFSIIIPLYLSCTGFYGKRKDINFKSTKAYIEKPVTDPLDIQWMVAEIPQQKEGSVDCGVFVAAFAEYVSLGDLAIPKEDLSDIDQHRRRYGALLWDYATKKQEDGSISESEVTGRLARRKGAPAKNERTRVQRKKK, via the exons ATGCCTGTGAACCTTGTAGAGAACTTCCATTGGTTGTTGCTAGTTTTTGACATAAAGGACAGACAACTTTATGTTTATGATTCCATGGTGAGAGCAAACCGTCATAAAACAGTTGAGACATTGGTTGACAAGTTTTCAATCATTATCCCTCTGTATTTGTCATGCACTGGTTTCTATGGTAAACGTAAAGACATTAACTTCAAGAGCACAAAGGCATACATCGAGAAACCAGTTACGGACCCTCTCGACATACAATGGATGGTTGCTGAGATTCCACAACAAAAGGAAGGCTCAGT cgattgtggtgtatttgtggCTGCATTTGCGGAGTATGTTAGCCTTGGAGATTTGGCAATCCCAAAGGAAGATCTTTCTGATATTGACCAACACCGTAGACGCTATGGAGCTCTACTGTGGGACTATGCaacaaagaagcaagaagatgGGTCAATCAGTGAGAGTGAGGTTACTGGCAGGCTAGCAAGGAGGAAGGGTGCTCCGGCAAAAAACGAGAGGACTAGAGTGCAACGAAAGAAGAAATAG
- the LOC104238637 gene encoding MYB-like transcription factor EOBII: MDKKPCNSQDVEVRKGPWTMEEDLILINYIANHGEGVWNSLAKSAGLKRTGKSCRLRWLNYLRPDVRRGNITPEEQLLIMELHAKWGNRWSKIAKHLPGRTDNEIKNYWRTRIQKHIKQAENMNGQVANSEQNDHQEGSSSHMSSAGPAEAYSPTSYSANIDTTLQGPFLTETNDNIWSMEDIWSMQLLNGD, from the exons ATGGATAAAAAACCATGCAACTCTCAAGATGTTGAAGTGAGGAAAGGACCTTGGACTATGGAAGAGGATTTAATTCTCATTAACTACATTGCTAATCATGGTGAAGGTGTTTGGAATTCCTTAGCTAAATCTGCTg GTCTCAAACGTACCGGAAAAAGCTGTCGGCTCCGGTGGCTAAATTATCTCCGGCCTGATGTCCGGAGGGGAAATATTACACCTGAAGAACAACTTTTGATAATGGAACTGCATGCTAAGTGGGGAAACAG GTGGTCAAAAATTGCAAAGCATTTGCCAGGAAGAACAGATAACGAGATAAAAAACTATTGGAGGACAAGGATTCAGAAGCACATAAAGCAAGCAGAAAACATGAATGGACAAGTAGCTAATTCTGAGCAAAATGATCATCAAGAAGGAAGCAGTAGCCATATGTCGTCTGCTGGTCCGGCAGAGGCTTACTCTCCAACTTCATACTCTGCGAATATTGACACTACTTTGCAAGGCCCTTTTCTCACTGAAACAAATGACAACATTTGGAGCATGGAGGATATCTGGTCCATGCAATTGCTTAACGGCGATTAA